In Eucalyptus grandis isolate ANBG69807.140 chromosome 4, ASM1654582v1, whole genome shotgun sequence, the following proteins share a genomic window:
- the LOC104442161 gene encoding hydroquinone glucosyltransferase, with the protein MEQPSTTPHITIVPSPGISHLIPLAEFAKRLVHHHSFLVTFIIPNDGSPSKAQQSLLGSLPPSIAHVFLPPVTLDDLPAETTRIETIIALTLARSLPSLRHEMQRLQESTRLVALVVDPFGTDAFNVAEEFGVSPFLFFPTAAMCLSLFLHLPTLDEAVSCEYRDLPEPVKIPGCIPIHGRDLIKPVQDRHNDAYKWILHHARRCRLAEGILLNSFEELEPRVIEYLQGEEPGKPLVYSVGPLVNIKQSSKSDGSECLKWLDEQPKCSVLYVSFGSGGTLSYDQIQELALGLEMSEHRFLWVVRTPNDKAANAAYLTGDSQIEPFEFLPKGFLERTKGRGLVVPSWVPQAQVLSHSSTGGFLTHCGWNSTLESMLNGVPLIAWPLFAEQKMNALMLTQDIKVALRPRANAESSLVGRDEIAKVVKDLMEGEEGRLVRNRMRELKDAAAQVLGEDGSSTRALSELVLKWKAKLVNQLH; encoded by the coding sequence ATGGAGCAGCCTTCGACCACACCCCACATAACCATCGTACCATCACCGGGCATAAGTCATCTCATCCCTCTTGCCGAGTTCGCGAAGCGGCTCGTCCACCACCACAGCTTCTTGGTCACCTTCATCATCCCCAACGACGGCTCACCGTCTAAGGCCCAGCAGTCCCTCCTcggctccctccctccctccatcgCCCACGTCTTCTTGCCGCCCGTCACCTTGGACGACCTCCCAGCCGAGACCACCCGCATCGAGACCATCATCGCCCTCACACTGGCGcgctccctcccctccctccgcCATGAGATGCAGAGGCTACAGGAGTCCACGAGGCTCGTCGCCCTCGTCGTCGACCCCTTCGGCACCGACGCCTTCAACGTGGCCGAGGAGTTCGGCGTCTCccccttccttttcttccctACCGCGGCCATGTGCCTGTCGCTGTTCCTTCACTTGCCAACGCTGGACGAAGCGGTCTCTTGTGAGTACAGGGACCTACCCGAGCCGGTGAAGATACCCGGCTGCATACCGATCCATGGGAGGGACCTGATCAAGCCGGTCCAAGACCGCCACAACGATGCCTACAAGTGGATCCTCCACCACGCCAGGCGGTGCAGGCTGGCGGAGGGGATCCTGCTGAATAGCTTCGAGGAGCTTGAGCCAAGGGTGATTGAGTACCTGCAAGGGGAAGAGCCCGGCAAGCCACTGGTCTACTCGGTCGGACCGCTGGTGAACATAAAGCAGAGCAGCAAGTCCGACGGCTCGGAGTGTTTAAAGTGGTTGGACGAACAGCCAAAATGTTCGGTCCTGTACGTGTCGTTCGGGAGTGGTGGGACACTCTCATACGACCAGATTCAAGAGCTGGCTCTGGGATTGGAGATGAGCGAGCATAGGTTCTTGTGGGTGGTGAGGACCCCTAATGACAAAGCGGCCAACGCGGCATACCTCACCGGGGACAGCCAAATCGAGCCGTTCGAGTTTTTACCCAAAGGCTTTTTAGAGAGGACCAAGGGTAGGGGCTTGGTGGTGCCATCATGGGTGCCACAGGCCCAGGTCCTGTCCCATAGCTCAACCGGTGGGTTCCTCACCCACTGCGGCTGGAACTCAACCCTTGAAAGCATGCTCAATGGTGTGCCGCTCATTGCTTGGCCGCTCTTCGCCGAGCAGAAGATGAATGCGCTTATGCTGACCCAGGACATCAAGGTGGCGCTCAGGCCGAGGGCCAACGCGGAGAGCAGCCTAGTGGGGAGGGATGAGATCGCCAAGGTCGTGAAGGACCTGATGGAGGGCGAAGAAGGCAGGTTGGTTCGGAACCGCATGAGGGAACTCAAGGACGCGGCGGCCCAGGTGCTTGGCGAAGACGGGTCCTCCACGAGGGCACTCTCCGAGTTGGTTCTCAAATGGAAGGCCAAACTTGTAAATCAACTTCACTAG